The Xiphophorus hellerii strain 12219 chromosome 5, Xiphophorus_hellerii-4.1, whole genome shotgun sequence genome window below encodes:
- the fam83gb gene encoding protein FAM83G produces the protein MALSQIQCLDENHVNWRISESKPEFFYSEDQRLAIEALITKGRDAFTDYIQKHEVREFLSERELERVTRTAEAYRPGYEHHQKPETPGPGNLTPGSGEDAEDGEVSLAYWPDRSEASVAELDLGWPEAISYRGVTRVTVYTQPPTEGHTHIKEVVRKSIASAQKVIAVVMDVFTDVDIFRDLLDASYKRKIPVYIILDMAAVPCFLSMCGRADMHRGHLKNLRVRCCGGLEFFTRSAQKVRGSLNEKFLLVDGDRAISGSYSFTWSSSRLDRNLITVITGQAVETFDLQFRDLYLMSRGVSLSKVSLKDEPIPDPLPQAVPAPVPASVARKLINPKYALVAAGNHTSPTSSDQNSSKKESNTQNLAGLKVMKGRLKEVMKEAPLHPGLVNLEKANLIPYLPTWPEPDPPSDVIGFINIRDEKRAHQVHLQRSERFEVSQAIRFSAPLTQPVAAEESTSNQDKKELKTEKHSNPKGPTAILSAENKQTESPDPPQQPTTTPQHNPQPPKSPTQAKVAADSHPTHSAGKTLDTAHAGPPVPKRRTLQLVIDPTSAEHPGEAQVTLIKMDQVDNLHTERAHKELVPNHSQLTSKNDGGDSGSNEEGSQDSTKVICDRAVNEDPSSLSTASEEEFYDCPQQEASDLLINGGQTGSGRGQSHGDGLNMMARFSQSMLDLREPRQSEGGASLIRQSQQLRGLEHASPHRHLGQTSRSAAREARIRGPKVILAKPGSFHRPPRTAGLVIGGHRYWQGQLVPPDLGQLQVEPRSGRSPRRHSPGYRKTSPQPTADQMGLFGVSLSKLSSFRNLKGRAGSSQKKASQTNKAAR, from the exons ATGGCGTTGTCTCAGATCCAGTGTCTGGATGAGAACCACGTCAACTGGCGCATTAGCGAGAGCAAGCCAGAGTTTTTCTACAGCGAGGACCAACGACTGGCCATCGAAGCACTCATCACCAAGGGCCGCGATGCGTTCACGGACTACATCCAGAAACACGAAGTCCGGGAGTTCCTCTCGGAAAGAGAGCTGGAGCGAGTCACGCGCACCGCGGAGGCGTACCGACCCGGGTACGAACACCACCAGAAGCCAGAGACGCCAGGGCCGGGGAATTTGACTCCAGGGTCCGGGGAAGACGCAGAAGACGGGGAGGTGTCTCTCGCATATTGGCCAGACCGGTCCGAAGCCTCGGTGGCGGAGTTGGACCTTGGCTGGCCTGAAGCCATCTCATACCGAGGGGTCACGCGCGTGACCGTGTACACGCAGCCTCCCACTGAGGGTCACACGCACATCAAGGAGGTGGTTCGCAAGAGCATTGCATCAGCCCAGAAG gTGATAGCTGTGGTGATGGACGTGTTTACAGATGTGGATATCTTTCGAGACCTTCTGGACGCGTCCTATAAGCGTAAAATCCCTGTGTACATCATTCTGGATATGGCTGCAGTGCCCTGCTTTCTTTCCATGTGTGGCAGAGCTGATATGCACCGGGGGCACCTAAAG AATCTGCGAGTACGCTGCTGTGGAGGCTTGGAATTCTTCACACGATCGGCACAGAAGGTGCGGGGTTCCTTGAACGAGAAGTTTCTCCTTGTAGATGGAGACAGAGCCATCTCCGGCTCATACAG TTTCACCTGGTCCTCATCCCGTCTGGACCGGAACCTCATCACCGTCATCACAGGGCAAGCAGTGGAGACCTTTGACCTGCAGTTCCGGGATCTCTACCTCATGTCCCGGGGAGTGTCCCTGAGCAAGGTTTCCTTGAAGGACGAGCCGATCCCTGACCCACTCCCTCAGGCGGTACCGGCTCCTGTCCCGGCTTCTGTCGCAAGGAAGCTCATCAATCCCAAATATGCACTGGTGGCAGCAGGAAATCACACCAGCCCCACCTCCTCTGACCAGAACTCAAGTAAAAAAGAATCAAACACCCAGAATCTTGCTGGGCTGAAGGTGATGAAAGGACGTCTTAAGGAAGTTATGAAAGAGGCGCCATTACATCCGGGCTTAGTCAATCTGGAGAAAGCCAACTTAATCCCCTATCTTCCCACCTGGCCAGAGCCAGACCCCCCGAGTGACGTGATCGGCTTCATCAATATTAGAGATGAAAAGAGGGCGCATCAGGTTCACTTACAGAGGTCAGAAAGGTTTGAGGTTAGTCAGGCTATACGCTTCAGTGCACCACTGACTCAGCCAGTGGCAGCTGAGGAATCCACCTCAAATCAGGACAAAAAAgagctaaaaacagaaaaacatagcAATCCTAAAGGTCCTACGGCCATACTTTCAgcagaaaacaagcaaacagaaTCTCCAGATCCCCCTCAGCAACCAACCACAACTCCACAACATAATCCACAACCGCCAAAGTCTCCAACCCAAGCCAAAGTTGCTGCTGATTCACATCCTACACACAGTGCTGGAAAAACTCTAGATACAGCACATGCAGGACCTCCTGTCCCCAAACGCCGCACGCTGCAGTTAGTCATAGACCCCACCTCGGCAGAGCACCCTGGTGAGGCTCAGGTCACGCTGATAAAAATGGATCAGGTTGATAATTTGCACACAGAGCGCGCTCACAAGGAGCTGGTTCCCAACCACAGCCAGTTAACTTCAAAGAACGATGGCGGAGACTCAGGCAGCAATGAAGAGGGGAGCCAAGACAGCACTAAGGTCATATGTGACCGAGCAGTCAACGAAGACCCCTCAAGTTTATCGACGGCATCAGAGGAGGAGTTTTATGACTGTCCTCAACAGGAGGCCAGTGACCTGCTGATCAACGGCGGGCAGACTGGATCCGGCAGAGGGCAGTCCCATGGAGACGGACTCAACATGATGGCTCGCTTCTCTCAGAGCATGCTGGACCTGCGTGAACCCCGCCAATCGGAGGGAGGCGCTTCCCTCATTCGTCAGTCCCAGCAACTACGCGGACTGGAACATGCTTCCCCACACCGGCACCTCGGACAG ACCTCAAGGTCTGCAGCTCGTGAAGCGAGGATCAGGGGACCCAAAGTAATCCTTGCAAAACCAGGAAGTTTCCACCGCCCACCCCGGACCGCTGGGCTCGTGATCGGAGGACACCGTTACTGGCAGGGGCAGTTGGTGCCACCCGACTTGGGCCAGCTGCAGGTGGAGCCCCGCTCAGGGAGGTCACCGCGGAGACACAGCCCCGGATACAGGAAGACATCGCCTCAGCCAACAGCCGACCAAATGGGGTTGTTTGGAGTGTCTCTGTCAAAACTCAGCTCCTTTAGAAATTTGAAAGGGCGAGCAGGAAGCTCTCAGAAAAAAGCCTCTCAGACTAATAAAGCTGCTAGGTAG